The Acidimicrobiales bacterium genome includes the window TCGGTGATCGTGTGGTACTGGGTCTGGCGCGGGATGGCGTCCGAGCGCCGCCGGTACCGCCACATCGCCCACAGGATCAGCACCATGGTGAACCCGCCGACGACGAGCCCGGCGATGAAGAAGCCCTGCCAGAGATGGAAGGTCGAGCGGCCCTGCGACGTGGCGCCCTTGAACGCGCCGAACGACGGGAGCTGGCAGCCGGTGAGCAGGAGCGCCCCGAGGGCCACCCCGGCGATCGCCAGCGGCCGCCGGCGACGCGGACTATTGGGGCCCTGACCTGGGTTTTCGGTCGTCTTTGAGGAAGGGCCGGTCAACGACGAGTCCACCGCGCTGACATTATCGAACCGGCCCAAAAAACACGAAACGAGCAGGGCCGCAACCGCTCCTCGGGACCCCTCAGTGGGCGTGCGGGTGCCCTGCCCCTCCGCCGCCCCCGCCCGCCTCGTTGGCGGCCCACGTGAACACGCCCCTGGCCATGGTCGACGTCGCCCGGGCGGCCCGCGCCGCGAAGACCTCTTGGCGGGCCCTCTGGGTGGCGGGGTCGTCGGGCGCGGCCAGCCAGGCGCTCTCGGCCAGGTGTCCGGCCAGCCGCAGCGCCCCGTCCCCGGCGCCGGACCCCGACTCGGGCGCGTCGCCCGCCGCGGCCAGCAGCTCGAGCGCCCGCTCCGCCAGCGCACCCGCGCCGCCGGCCAGCTCGGCCAACTCGGCCGCCAGCGCCCGCTCGGGTGCGGGCTTCAGGGTGGCGGGGTTGCCATCCCACCACCCGCCGTACTGGCGCCACACGGTGTGCACGATGAACTCGGGCTCGTCGTAGACGGGCTGGAGGAAGGGACGCCCTTCGAGCTCGGCCGGCACGCGGACGCTGTGGATGGCGTCGTCCAGGCGTCCGCCGCTGTTCATGACCCCGAGCGTCTGGTCGACAAGCGAGTCGAGCAGGTCGGCCGTGTCGGTCAGCGCCTGGCGCACCCGGCCGGCCCCGATGACGGGAAAGCCGTGGCCCGGGAGGAGGAACTCCGCATCGAGCGTGAGCATCCGGCGCAGCGCGGCCGCCCACTCGCGCGGGTAG containing:
- a CDS encoding alkyl sulfatase dimerization domain-containing protein, which produces MASDVLSVAERLWNGELSTSTFHPVDHMGGFVEITDGVGFCPSFANVSSFATEDGLVLVDTGSAPLAQIVHDDIRTWSAERLDTAVYSHGHIDHVFGVPVWEAEATEKGWAAPQVIAHHALPARFDRYIFTAGYNTIINRRQFGFTDLNWPTEYRYPDRTYHDTLDVSVGGVGFALRHEKGETDDHTVTWQPDTRVLCCGDLFIWASPNAGNPQKVQRYPREWAAALRRMLTLDAEFLLPGHGFPVIGAGRVRQALTDTADLLDSLVDQTLGVMNSGGRLDDAIHSVRVPAELEGRPFLQPVYDEPEFIVHTVWRQYGGWWDGNPATLKPAPERALAAELAELAGGAGALAERALELLAAAGDAPESGSGAGDGALRLAGHLAESAWLAAPDDPATQRARQEVFAARAARATSTMARGVFTWAANEAGGGGGGAGHPHAH